In a single window of the Phycisphaerales bacterium genome:
- a CDS encoding metallophosphoesterase: protein MSANDKNGHGKTEAHKGAPATKHTVNTVDRSTYIQARILFPALGCPAVINPQGTGSFATRGICMLLVSEREKLTAADVARHVRIVSWERRRTRYTAPRSEGGSEAFDVQSITVRPLKRESAKGLTQLHQLGGISGHYLGLSNDVLNWYTRHGLRYLHEIRVDPSALSQLVQGELYNLLWVNENKQDGPQQRSAEMNLLIRNYAWRSRLGNDNVPSWDRFKKYFATEEEARKHWIGMRDEYEYDYQRDERPSNTAIEVTSASSHSWRSSPARLKVTPKTPDNRTECLHPVFVRSAQPRLRIGHLTDTHVDIRCDTYAANLRAAGNTSALQQYVNWNDSFEKFYRSAQQNCGVLLLTGDLIDYGRGFSERAGAQLGHGSDYWRDRNWFLFYSLFASGGNYRQPAYTILGNHDWRINPYPPFGRGAPDPEDMGFRSKDDLRAAHGSGYEPGLAYHVDLRNVASHFRQKVITHSGSLENRGTPLETRIESVAWYLLLINPFLDYACPLPGGYNVVMLDWAENEKVDFPLILGGKDYGKARIKFWDVRNQGGPMAMDSLSTDQRILLDYASLHFDGPKILGVHAPPISPWPHWTDDHLARGVVQYTAADIDVLRPKRRPVGDTGHTMPVGEFRDRESHETEAEYKEKLLYSRGATERPGDSPKRLTFEHEAYAFRPSAQDPLGQEADYESVAIGRERMIRLLRAGPFDPLSPDRVQDLGQTRAEPQSRRFNLVLSGHVHRQNIMALEVTGPLPGRWIVKEVGEKGAPAAAQPVFINTTSAGPLGKLLEHRKRKLYGRPGGYMEVTIAATGKIEAVEPKRASLVRMNQHQTVTR from the coding sequence ATGTCGGCCAATGACAAGAACGGCCATGGCAAGACCGAAGCGCACAAGGGTGCACCCGCGACCAAGCACACGGTGAACACCGTCGACCGGTCGACGTACATTCAGGCGCGCATCCTGTTTCCGGCGCTCGGTTGTCCGGCGGTGATCAATCCCCAGGGCACGGGCTCGTTTGCCACGCGCGGCATCTGCATGCTGCTCGTTTCCGAGCGTGAAAAGCTGACGGCCGCGGACGTCGCCCGCCATGTGCGCATCGTTTCGTGGGAGCGCCGGCGCACGCGCTACACGGCGCCGCGGTCGGAGGGTGGGTCGGAGGCCTTCGACGTGCAGTCGATCACGGTGCGGCCGCTGAAGCGGGAGTCGGCGAAGGGGTTGACGCAGCTTCACCAGCTCGGCGGCATCAGCGGCCACTACCTCGGGCTGTCCAATGACGTACTCAACTGGTACACCAGGCACGGCCTGCGGTACCTGCACGAAATCCGTGTCGATCCTTCCGCCCTGTCACAACTTGTACAGGGCGAATTGTACAACCTGTTGTGGGTCAATGAGAACAAGCAGGACGGCCCGCAGCAGCGCTCGGCCGAAATGAACCTTCTGATCAGGAACTACGCGTGGCGCTCGCGGCTGGGAAACGACAACGTGCCATCGTGGGACCGCTTCAAGAAGTACTTCGCGACCGAGGAAGAGGCGCGGAAGCACTGGATCGGGATGCGCGACGAGTATGAATACGACTACCAGCGCGACGAAAGGCCTTCGAACACAGCGATCGAAGTGACGTCGGCTTCGTCGCATTCCTGGCGCTCCTCGCCCGCGAGACTCAAGGTGACTCCGAAGACGCCGGACAACCGTACGGAGTGCCTGCACCCGGTCTTTGTGCGTTCGGCTCAACCGCGACTGCGTATCGGGCACCTGACAGACACGCACGTGGATATCCGCTGCGATACGTACGCGGCGAACTTGCGCGCGGCCGGCAATACGAGCGCTCTCCAGCAGTACGTGAACTGGAACGACTCCTTCGAGAAGTTCTATCGCAGCGCGCAGCAGAACTGCGGCGTGTTGCTGTTGACCGGTGACCTGATCGACTACGGCCGCGGCTTCAGCGAGCGCGCCGGGGCGCAACTCGGACATGGCAGTGACTATTGGCGCGACCGAAACTGGTTTCTGTTCTATTCCCTCTTTGCGAGCGGCGGCAACTACAGACAGCCGGCCTACACCATCCTCGGCAACCACGATTGGCGTATCAATCCCTACCCTCCGTTTGGCCGAGGTGCTCCAGACCCCGAAGACATGGGCTTCCGCAGCAAGGACGATCTGCGCGCCGCGCACGGGTCTGGGTACGAGCCCGGCCTGGCCTATCATGTCGACCTGAGGAATGTCGCCTCCCACTTTCGTCAGAAAGTCATTACCCACAGCGGCAGTCTGGAGAACAGGGGTACGCCACTGGAAACCCGCATAGAGTCCGTGGCCTGGTATCTACTGCTGATCAACCCGTTTCTGGACTACGCTTGCCCGCTCCCGGGCGGATACAACGTGGTGATGCTCGACTGGGCCGAGAATGAGAAGGTCGACTTTCCGCTCATTCTGGGGGGTAAGGACTACGGCAAGGCCCGCATCAAGTTCTGGGACGTCAGGAACCAGGGCGGTCCAATGGCCATGGACAGTCTGTCTACGGACCAGCGCATCCTGCTCGACTATGCCTCACTCCATTTTGACGGCCCGAAGATTTTGGGCGTCCATGCGCCACCGATCTCCCCCTGGCCGCACTGGACAGACGATCACCTGGCGCGCGGCGTGGTGCAGTACACCGCTGCTGATATCGACGTCTTGCGGCCGAAACGTCGGCCGGTGGGGGATACGGGCCACACCATGCCCGTGGGTGAATTCCGCGACCGCGAGTCGCACGAGACGGAGGCCGAGTACAAGGAGAAGCTGCTCTATTCCCGCGGGGCGACCGAGCGACCCGGCGATTCTCCGAAGCGCCTCACCTTCGAGCACGAAGCCTACGCGTTCCGCCCCTCCGCGCAGGATCCTCTGGGCCAGGAAGCGGACTACGAGTCCGTTGCGATCGGTCGCGAACGCATGATCCGCCTGCTGCGTGCCGGACCGTTCGACCCGCTCTCGCCCGACCGTGTGCAGGATCTCGGTCAAACGCGGGCCGAGCCCCAGAGTCGTCGCTTCAACCTGGTGCTTTCCGGCCACGTGCACCGCCAGAACATCATGGCGCTCGAGGTCACCGGTCCGCTGCCCGGGCGCTGGATAGTCAAGGAGGTTGGCGAGAAGGGCGCCCCTGCTGCGGCCCAACCGGTGTTCATCAACACGACCTCGGCGGGTCCGCTGGGCAAGCTCCTCGAGCATCGCAAGCGGAAGCTCTACGGCAGGCCCGGCGGTTACATGGAAGTGACCATCGCCGCCACCGGTAAAATCGAGGCCGTGGAACCGAAGCGCGCGTCGTTGGTGCGCATGAACCAGCACCAGACAGTGACCCGGTAG